From a single Ignavibacteria bacterium genomic region:
- a CDS encoding energy transducer TonB, with translation MKSLLLAMFILIGAALAQSGEAKSIASFDKKAPNKLDVEMTADKKAPAKLDIEVPSDSIYLEVDKMPEPIGGMEGIMKLVVYPEDAKNKQIQGMVVVSGVIDEKGIVVSSKVEKGIGYGCDEAALKALTSTKWIPGVHKGKKVKVRVALPVMFKLQ, from the coding sequence ATGAAATCACTATTGTTAGCAATGTTCATACTTATTGGTGCAGCTTTAGCCCAAAGTGGAGAAGCTAAATCGATTGCATCGTTTGACAAAAAAGCCCCGAACAAGCTTGATGTTGAAATGACTGCAGACAAAAAAGCCCCTGCAAAGCTGGATATCGAAGTTCCATCAGACTCGATTTATCTGGAAGTCGATAAAATGCCCGAACCAATCGGCGGTATGGAAGGGATCATGAAACTTGTCGTTTATCCCGAAGATGCAAAGAATAAGCAGATTCAGGGAATGGTCGTGGTCTCGGGAGTTATTGATGAAAAAGGTATTGTTGTCAGCTCCAAAGTTGAAAAAGGGATCGGCTACGGCTGTGATGAGGCTGCACTAAAAGCCCTTACCTCAACTAAATGGATTCCCGGAGTGCACAAAGGTAAAAAAGTTAAGGTAAGAGTGGCACTTCCCGTAATGTTCAAACTGCAATAG
- a CDS encoding T9SS type A sorting domain-containing protein, whose protein sequence is MKRIYVLTTFLMLSSLGATFGQWLKVEPVSPGSVYSLWSSGDTLFAGGDSLLFYSFDSGNTWGNSSKVPDVEYGINAILPVNGGIYIGTSLKGVYFSSNLGNSWEERSAGLTGLGAKEISDFAVRDDYVYVSTIGGGIYRNSLTNPGEWVLFSDGIPWNTGWTVYCLKNIDGDLYAGGGVNGFYYVNRKNTSNWVEISFDWFNGEANGILAFGKSGSKIVASAHQGVYTSTDSGLTWTKHSFGIGLVESSEISVKGNTIVIALSKAARYYIYYSNDNGVTWWRNDMQSGSLAYSMNISGGKIWAGRLDGLYYKPDTITGIGDDIETPDAFSLSQNYPNPFNPSTKINFSLDAGGQITLKVYNVIGKEVATLVDGYTKAGNHSVSFRADDLPSGVYLYKLVTPSGTKTGKMTLLK, encoded by the coding sequence ATGAAACGCATTTATGTTCTTACAACTTTTCTGATGCTTTCCTCTTTGGGAGCAACTTTCGGCCAATGGCTGAAAGTCGAGCCGGTATCACCCGGATCGGTCTATTCCCTCTGGTCCTCCGGCGATACACTTTTTGCCGGGGGCGACAGTCTTCTGTTCTACTCATTCGACTCCGGTAACACATGGGGAAATTCGTCAAAGGTGCCGGATGTTGAATACGGAATTAATGCGATTTTACCGGTCAATGGCGGAATATACATTGGTACCTCATTAAAAGGAGTCTATTTCTCTTCAAATCTTGGCAATTCGTGGGAAGAAAGATCTGCCGGATTAACAGGATTGGGAGCAAAAGAGATCAGTGATTTCGCTGTCAGGGATGATTATGTTTATGTCTCCACGATAGGAGGCGGCATTTACAGAAACTCACTCACCAATCCCGGAGAATGGGTTCTTTTTTCTGACGGAATACCCTGGAATACCGGCTGGACGGTCTATTGTTTAAAAAACATCGACGGTGATCTTTATGCAGGCGGGGGTGTGAACGGTTTTTACTATGTCAACCGGAAAAATACCTCAAACTGGGTTGAAATTTCTTTCGACTGGTTCAATGGTGAAGCCAACGGGATACTCGCGTTCGGGAAGAGCGGCAGCAAAATAGTAGCATCTGCACATCAGGGAGTCTATACTTCCACCGATAGCGGATTGACATGGACAAAACACAGCTTTGGGATCGGGCTCGTTGAAAGCAGCGAAATTTCCGTAAAAGGGAACACTATAGTTATTGCACTCTCAAAGGCAGCAAGATATTATATCTACTACTCGAATGACAATGGCGTTACCTGGTGGAGAAATGATATGCAGTCGGGATCTCTTGCCTATTCGATGAATATCAGCGGAGGAAAAATCTGGGCCGGCAGGCTGGATGGACTCTATTATAAACCCGATACGATTACAGGAATTGGTGATGATATCGAGACACCTGATGCGTTTTCTCTTTCACAAAACTATCCAAATCCGTTTAATCCATCGACTAAAATAAATTTCAGTCTCGACGCAGGTGGACAAATCACACTTAAAGTTTACAATGTTATCGGGAAAGAAGTGGCGACACTTGTTGACGGGTACACTAAAGCCGGGAATCATTCTGTATCATTCAGGGCTGATGACCTGCCATCAGGCGTGTATCTCTATAAACTGGTCACACCGTCGGGAACAAAAACGGGTAAAATGACACTTCTGAAATAA
- a CDS encoding TonB-dependent receptor, producing MKNLSLMSLILIALISPVFGQSFSVKGIVVDSLDGSSLPGASISLIPARADQQQLNMLSGSNGEFEFKLANPGRYLIRISFMGYFDFADSVRVRRNESTTDLGKLKLKRTSIEMKEVDITGVAIPSSQSEDTLSFAAKGYKTNPDATAEDLVTKLPGVQKEEGTLKAQGEEVKQVLIDGQPFFGDDPNVTLKNLPADLIEKVEIFDKLSDQARFTGFDDGQTSKTINIVTKRDRRNGQFGKLYGGYGSTEKFQSGGTVNFFTEGRRISLLGLANNVNQQNFSQQDLLGLNQGGGSGGHREGFQGRGGGHGGGNRGGGNAANNFLIGALEGNTKTWSTGVNYQENWGRTAVLTGSYFFNFSDNSNNQTIGRQYFTSTPGNQLYDEISSSNSKNYNHRLNFRLEYNLDTMNTIVLTPRFSFQTNESASLYYGISTFGNQGRSNSTDSKSGSDGSGYTFNNELIYRLRFATPGRSLSFTINTGINRRTLDRNQFSDNRFTTGNNIVTFDTINQKGNDLVKGYNYSGNVVYTEPAGKNGQLQASISAGMTNNFSDKNTFNYNNALNRYDLLDSISTNKYDNDYMTYRGGIAYRLRDEAISLNVGLNYQIAQLTGDQSFPNNIKTEKDFYNFLPSLRFNYKISEAQNFRVFYNTNVNAPSITQLQNFYDVSNPLFIKAGNPDLKAEFSHRMSAQYLTTDKTSGANFFTMAFWQITKDYVGSSSFTAQKDTLIGRNVLVKRGSQFSFSRNFEQSNIGRFMLSGGLPVPFIKSNISLNVGIGYQTLPSEYQSLTTESKLYSFNQGITIASNISEDIDFKFTWSPSYYIARNELLPNTNDEYWVHSGTANLFFNVFDLFFIRTDYSLYKTSGISNGGDITYSLWNAGIGVKFLEGDRAELRLDVFDLLNENKSFIRTATDIYIENKTTQVLKQYFMLTFTYNLRAF from the coding sequence ATGAAGAACCTCTCTCTCATGTCTCTTATTCTAATCGCTCTGATTTCTCCCGTTTTCGGGCAGTCGTTTTCCGTTAAAGGTATCGTGGTTGATTCTTTAGATGGTTCGTCTCTCCCGGGAGCCAGCATTTCCCTGATTCCTGCGAGAGCTGATCAGCAGCAATTGAATATGCTCTCAGGTTCAAATGGTGAGTTTGAGTTCAAGTTGGCGAATCCCGGAAGATATCTCATCAGAATATCCTTCATGGGTTATTTCGATTTTGCTGACAGTGTGAGAGTCAGAAGAAACGAATCCACGACAGATCTGGGCAAACTAAAGCTCAAAAGAACAAGCATCGAGATGAAGGAAGTGGACATAACCGGTGTCGCCATCCCCTCATCTCAAAGTGAGGATACTTTAAGTTTTGCCGCCAAGGGATACAAAACCAACCCCGATGCAACTGCTGAAGACCTTGTTACAAAACTTCCGGGTGTGCAGAAAGAAGAAGGGACACTTAAAGCACAGGGTGAAGAAGTGAAGCAGGTGCTAATTGACGGGCAGCCGTTTTTTGGTGACGATCCAAATGTGACATTAAAAAATCTGCCGGCAGATCTGATTGAAAAAGTCGAAATATTCGACAAACTCAGTGATCAGGCGAGATTTACGGGATTTGACGACGGGCAAACTTCGAAAACCATTAACATCGTAACCAAAAGAGACCGGAGAAACGGGCAGTTTGGGAAATTATACGGTGGATATGGTTCTACAGAAAAATTCCAGAGTGGCGGTACTGTAAATTTCTTCACCGAAGGAAGAAGAATAAGTCTCCTCGGACTCGCTAATAATGTAAACCAGCAAAATTTCTCTCAGCAGGACCTTCTTGGTTTAAACCAGGGTGGCGGCAGCGGTGGACACCGTGAAGGTTTCCAAGGAAGGGGTGGCGGACACGGCGGCGGAAACAGGGGTGGTGGCAATGCAGCAAATAATTTCCTCATCGGAGCCCTGGAGGGTAACACAAAAACCTGGTCGACAGGGGTTAACTATCAGGAAAACTGGGGCAGAACCGCTGTGCTGACCGGAAGCTACTTTTTTAATTTCTCCGACAACAGCAACAACCAGACCATCGGCAGACAGTATTTTACATCTACCCCCGGAAATCAGTTGTATGATGAGATCTCTTCCTCCAATTCAAAAAACTATAATCACAGACTGAATTTCAGACTGGAGTATAATCTTGACACGATGAACACAATCGTCCTCACTCCGAGATTCAGTTTCCAAACCAATGAATCGGCAAGCCTTTACTACGGTATAAGTACATTCGGGAATCAGGGAAGATCAAACTCGACTGACAGTAAATCAGGAAGTGACGGATCGGGCTATACATTTAATAATGAGTTGATCTACAGACTCCGTTTCGCAACTCCTGGAAGAAGTCTTTCCTTCACCATTAATACCGGCATAAATCGAAGAACACTCGACAGAAACCAGTTTTCCGATAACAGATTTACCACTGGGAACAACATAGTCACTTTTGATACCATAAATCAAAAAGGCAATGACCTGGTAAAAGGCTACAATTATTCCGGCAATGTGGTTTACACCGAACCGGCAGGAAAAAACGGACAGTTGCAGGCAAGCATCAGTGCGGGTATGACAAATAATTTCAGCGACAAAAACACTTTCAACTACAACAATGCCTTAAACCGGTATGACTTGCTCGACTCCATCTCCACAAACAAATATGATAACGACTACATGACTTACAGAGGCGGTATTGCCTATCGTCTAAGAGATGAAGCAATTTCTCTGAATGTGGGATTAAATTATCAGATTGCCCAGTTGACGGGAGATCAGTCGTTCCCGAATAACATCAAAACCGAAAAAGACTTCTACAATTTCCTCCCCTCCTTGAGGTTCAACTATAAAATTTCGGAGGCACAGAATTTTAGAGTATTCTACAACACGAATGTGAACGCACCCTCGATCACACAGCTTCAAAATTTTTATGATGTTTCCAATCCCCTCTTTATCAAAGCCGGAAATCCCGACCTGAAAGCTGAATTTTCTCACAGAATGTCTGCCCAATATCTTACTACTGATAAAACAAGCGGTGCCAACTTTTTCACAATGGCATTTTGGCAGATCACAAAGGATTATGTTGGAAGTTCCTCCTTCACAGCACAGAAAGACACTCTTATTGGCAGAAATGTTCTCGTAAAAAGAGGTTCACAGTTTTCCTTCTCCCGGAATTTTGAACAGAGCAATATTGGCAGATTTATGTTGAGTGGTGGTCTTCCCGTTCCATTCATCAAAAGCAATATTTCGTTGAATGTGGGAATCGGATATCAGACGCTCCCTTCAGAATATCAGTCTCTGACAACGGAATCAAAACTCTATTCTTTCAACCAGGGTATAACCATTGCGAGCAACATCAGTGAAGACATCGATTTCAAGTTCACCTGGTCACCTTCATATTATATCGCAAGAAATGAATTGCTGCCAAACACAAATGATGAGTACTGGGTACATTCGGGTACCGCAAACCTTTTCTTCAATGTTTTCGATCTGTTTTTCATAAGAACTGATTACTCCCTTTACAAGACTTCCGGTATCTCGAATGGCGGAGATATTACCTATTCACTCTGGAATGCCGGAATTGGTGTCAAATTTTTGGAGGGTGATCGTGCAGAGTTAAGACTGGATGTGTTTGATCTGTTGAATGAAAATAAAAGTTTCATCAGAACAGCAACTGATATTTATATCGAGAACAAAACGACTCAGGTTCTGAAGCAGTATTTCATGCTGACTTTTACATATAATCTGAGAGCTTTTTGA
- a CDS encoding nuclear transport factor 2 family protein — translation MTVQEIANRLVELCKAGDYATCYKELYSPDCVSIEGEGSPNREVKGIDAILQKGKEWNEMIAEFHSAYVGDPIVAGSHFSLTMGVDCTMKDGNRMNMEEICVYQVKDGKIVLEQFFF, via the coding sequence ATGACAGTACAGGAAATTGCCAACCGCCTCGTGGAACTTTGTAAAGCAGGAGATTACGCCACATGCTACAAAGAACTTTATTCACCCGACTGCGTGAGCATCGAAGGGGAAGGTTCCCCAAACAGGGAAGTGAAAGGAATCGACGCAATACTTCAAAAAGGGAAAGAGTGGAATGAGATGATTGCTGAATTTCACAGTGCATATGTAGGAGACCCTATCGTTGCAGGCAGTCATTTCAGTTTAACGATGGGAGTCGATTGCACTATGAAGGACGGTAACCGCATGAACATGGAAGAAATTTGTGTTTATCAGGTAAAGGATGGCAAAATAGTTCTGGAACAGTTCTTCTTTTAA